One genomic region from Sphingobacterium multivorum encodes:
- the xerD gene encoding site-specific tyrosine recombinase XerD, protein MDFENWSDIKKEFEQFLKFERGLSVNSIDAYLNDVSKFQIYCEDNHLVLNTVTRKNIQEFLAWLQEFNISPFTQSRLISGLKTFFNFLMIEHELVNNPTDLLQAPRLARKLPSVLSIHEIDQLIAAIDLSSPEGERNKTIIEILYGCGLRVSELVTLKISNLFLDVEFIKVEGKGSKERLIPIGQHAIKHLRIYLETIRPHIKIKAGNEDIVFLNRRGAALSRVMIFLIIKELALKIGLQKTISPHTFRHSFASHLVEGGADLRAVQDMLGHESITTTEIYTHIDRDYLHSIITQYHPRS, encoded by the coding sequence ATGGATTTTGAAAACTGGAGTGATATAAAAAAAGAATTCGAACAATTCTTAAAGTTCGAAAGAGGCTTAAGCGTTAATTCAATTGATGCTTACTTAAATGACGTATCCAAATTTCAGATCTACTGCGAAGACAATCATTTGGTTTTAAATACCGTCACGAGAAAGAACATACAGGAGTTTTTGGCTTGGTTGCAGGAGTTTAATATTTCACCCTTCACACAATCCCGGCTGATATCTGGTCTGAAGACTTTCTTTAACTTTTTGATGATCGAGCATGAATTAGTCAACAATCCGACAGACCTTCTTCAGGCACCACGCTTGGCACGCAAGCTGCCCAGCGTTTTGAGCATACATGAGATTGACCAATTGATCGCGGCAATCGATCTCTCTTCACCCGAGGGTGAGCGTAATAAAACGATCATCGAAATCTTATACGGATGTGGTCTCCGTGTTTCCGAACTTGTCACACTCAAAATATCAAACCTTTTTTTAGACGTCGAATTTATCAAAGTTGAGGGTAAGGGAAGCAAAGAACGCCTCATTCCAATTGGTCAACACGCCATTAAACACCTTCGCATCTATTTAGAAACAATCAGACCTCATATCAAGATTAAGGCCGGAAATGAAGATATTGTATTCCTCAACAGAAGAGGCGCCGCATTATCCCGGGTCATGATCTTCTTGATCATCAAAGAACTTGCCTTAAAAATTGGTTTACAAAAAACCATCAGCCCACATACCTTTAGACATAGCTTTGCGTCACATCTGGTGGAAGGTGGTGCCGACTTAAGAGCTGTACAGGATATGCTCGGTCATGAAAGTATTACTACGACCGAAATATACACACACATCGATAGGGACTACCTTCATTCCATTATTACGCAATATCATCCACGGTCGTGA
- a CDS encoding M16 family metallopeptidase translates to MKFIKPLALAFLLPATFYIAEAKMPTTLTAEARAILSQDSLALNQKLPFDNEVVTGKLKNGFTYFIRKNSEPKGRVTMYLGMKAGSILENEKQLGLAHFLEHMNFNGLKHFPKNELVNYLQKAGVRFGSDLNAYTSFDQTVYQLPIPSDDPELLKNGLQVMRDWAQDALLDGEEIDKERGVILEEKRGGRGVQQRLQDQYFPMLLNGSLYSKRLPIGTEQILKTFPYTEIRKFHEDWYRPDLQALIIVGDIDPKEMEERVKVLFSDMKMPKKALERKKYRVDLLNKNQFLAISDPELPYTVAQILIKSEKEKVSTVGDYRNELLKNVFNQMIAGRFSELMQQPNPPFMQAGGSISDFVANLNTFSLLVVPKPGELESGFKAMLTEFERIQKYGFTQTELDRAIADMKKGNEMSFIERDKKKSDSYVNRYLNYFIDDEPALSNENAYRLTKQLLPTLKLSEVNGLVKKYYTDLNRDVLVMGPEKDKANLPAESTVMGWVKAVEESPVTAYEDKVSNLPLLSKEPVKGTVVSSKSIDAVQAKELTLSNGVKVILKPTDFKNDEIQIMAYSPGGTSGYSDADYFSASNASSLIDASGVGQMNNVELTKYLSGKDVSISPYISERYEGISGSTDKEGLKNAFELIYGYFTEPRLDQDIFQSTMTRAKGSLENRLSNPNNVFSDKVKEVLYGNNIRRQNPTVETINKIDRERALTIYKERFADASDFVFTIVGSFDENQIKPYLETYLASLPALKRGETYKDLNILEPSKGERVVVHKGKEEKASTQLAYYGDYSYNETENVNMEALESVLTIKLLERLREKEGGVYGVGARASFSKLPKARYAFSIGFGSAVDKADALIASALDEVKKIQEKGPENGDIEKFLAEQQRQNELNLRENGYWLNYISSSYQNDLDLARYTRRIDNLKKVTSKSVQDVAGKYLKRDRLFEFILMPDSK, encoded by the coding sequence ATGAAATTCATTAAACCACTCGCATTAGCTTTTCTATTACCGGCTACGTTCTATATAGCAGAAGCAAAAATGCCAACCACGTTAACTGCGGAAGCGCGCGCGATTCTATCCCAAGATAGTTTGGCCCTGAATCAAAAATTACCCTTCGACAATGAAGTCGTCACAGGGAAACTGAAAAATGGATTTACATACTTTATTCGTAAAAATAGCGAACCTAAAGGTCGTGTTACCATGTATCTGGGCATGAAGGCCGGCTCTATTCTGGAAAATGAAAAACAGCTCGGTCTGGCACATTTTTTAGAGCATATGAACTTCAATGGCCTGAAGCACTTTCCAAAGAATGAATTGGTTAACTACCTGCAGAAAGCGGGTGTTCGATTTGGATCGGACCTCAATGCCTATACCAGCTTTGACCAGACCGTTTATCAGCTACCCATTCCTTCTGACGATCCTGAACTTTTAAAAAATGGTTTGCAGGTGATGCGCGATTGGGCTCAGGACGCTTTGTTGGATGGCGAAGAAATTGATAAAGAACGGGGTGTTATCCTCGAAGAAAAACGAGGTGGAAGAGGAGTACAGCAGCGTTTACAGGATCAGTACTTTCCGATGTTGCTCAATGGTTCCCTTTACTCCAAACGTTTGCCGATCGGAACGGAACAGATACTGAAAACATTTCCCTACACAGAAATACGCAAATTCCATGAAGACTGGTATCGCCCGGATTTACAGGCCCTGATCATCGTTGGAGATATTGATCCCAAGGAAATGGAAGAAAGGGTGAAAGTATTGTTTTCCGATATGAAAATGCCCAAAAAAGCGTTGGAGCGTAAAAAATATCGTGTCGATCTGTTAAACAAGAACCAGTTCTTGGCTATTTCAGATCCGGAACTGCCCTACACTGTTGCACAGATTTTGATCAAAAGCGAAAAAGAAAAGGTTTCCACGGTAGGAGATTACAGAAACGAGCTGTTGAAGAATGTGTTCAATCAGATGATCGCGGGTCGTTTTTCTGAATTGATGCAACAACCGAACCCTCCTTTTATGCAGGCAGGTGGAAGTATCAGCGATTTTGTTGCTAACCTTAATACTTTTTCATTGTTGGTAGTGCCTAAACCAGGCGAGTTGGAATCCGGATTTAAAGCGATGTTAACCGAATTTGAGCGCATTCAAAAATACGGTTTTACACAGACGGAGTTGGATCGGGCCATCGCCGATATGAAAAAGGGTAACGAGATGTCTTTTATCGAGCGTGATAAAAAGAAATCGGATAGCTATGTAAACCGTTATCTCAATTATTTTATTGATGATGAACCGGCTTTAAGTAATGAAAACGCTTATCGTTTGACTAAACAGTTGTTACCAACGTTGAAACTGTCGGAAGTGAATGGTTTGGTGAAAAAATATTATACCGATCTGAACCGCGATGTTTTAGTTATGGGGCCAGAAAAGGATAAGGCCAACTTACCCGCTGAGTCCACCGTGATGGGTTGGGTGAAGGCAGTGGAAGAGAGCCCCGTGACAGCATATGAAGATAAAGTTTCCAATCTTCCCTTGCTTTCAAAAGAGCCCGTAAAAGGCACTGTTGTATCGTCAAAAAGTATTGACGCCGTTCAAGCGAAAGAATTGACCTTAAGCAATGGTGTGAAAGTAATCCTAAAGCCTACGGACTTTAAAAATGATGAGATACAGATTATGGCGTATAGTCCGGGTGGAACATCAGGCTATAGTGATGCAGATTACTTCTCAGCCTCCAATGCATCTTCTTTAATTGATGCGAGCGGTGTTGGACAAATGAACAACGTTGAGCTTACGAAGTATCTCTCAGGAAAAGATGTTTCGATCTCTCCGTATATCTCCGAACGTTATGAAGGTATTTCAGGTAGCACAGATAAAGAAGGCTTGAAGAATGCTTTTGAATTGATTTATGGTTATTTTACCGAGCCTCGATTGGATCAGGATATTTTCCAGAGTACCATGACCCGGGCAAAAGGATCTTTGGAAAATAGATTGAGCAATCCAAATAATGTATTCTCGGATAAAGTGAAAGAAGTGCTTTATGGCAACAATATCCGCCGGCAAAATCCAACGGTAGAAACGATCAATAAAATTGATCGGGAGCGTGCTTTGACAATTTACAAAGAACGATTTGCTGATGCTTCGGATTTTGTATTCACAATCGTGGGGTCATTTGACGAGAATCAGATCAAGCCTTATTTAGAAACCTACCTGGCTTCGTTGCCGGCCCTTAAAAGAGGCGAGACCTATAAGGATTTAAATATCCTAGAGCCGAGCAAGGGCGAGCGCGTGGTTGTTCATAAGGGCAAAGAAGAAAAAGCAAGTACGCAATTGGCTTACTATGGGGATTATTCCTATAATGAAACTGAAAATGTCAATATGGAAGCCTTGGAGAGTGTCTTGACGATCAAATTATTGGAAAGACTCCGTGAAAAAGAAGGTGGAGTTTATGGTGTGGGCGCTCGGGCGAGTTTCAGTAAGCTGCCAAAAGCACGTTATGCTTTTTCCATTGGTTTTGGTTCGGCAGTAGATAAGGCTGATGCCCTAATCGCTTCGGCCTTGGATGAAGTCAAGAAGATTCAGGAAAAAGGCCCTGAAAATGGAGATATCGAAAAGTTCCTAGCAGAACAACAGCGACAAAATGAGTTGAATCTTCGTGAAAATGGTTATTGGCTGAATTATATATCAAGTTCCTATCAGAATGATCTTGATCTTGCACGATATACACGTAGAATAGACAATTTGAAGAAGGTAACTTCGAAGTCGGTGCAGGATGTTGCCGGAAAATATTTGAAAAGAGATCGACTTTTTGAATTTATTTTGATGCCGGATTCTAAATAA